One Brevibacillus choshinensis genomic window carries:
- a CDS encoding SOS response-associated peptidase encodes MCGRFTLVIAPETMVRRFQVDLQNLEYRMRYNIAPGQQILAIIAEKGKRRIGELRWGLIPSWAKDAGQGFQLINARAESLQEKPSFQKLLVRKRCMIPADGFYEWKQTESGKQPMRIQRKDEQPFAFAGLFDTWIQPDGQKLHTCTIITTKPNEVVAPIHQRMPVILREEDESLWLDRDFQDMDKLQSLLVPYAADRMRAYPVAKAVGNVKNDEPECIREVSFHE; translated from the coding sequence ATGTGTGGACGATTTACGCTGGTGATTGCACCGGAGACGATGGTGAGACGGTTTCAAGTAGATTTGCAAAATTTGGAGTACCGCATGCGGTATAATATTGCGCCAGGTCAACAGATCCTTGCCATTATTGCGGAAAAAGGGAAACGCCGAATCGGTGAGCTGCGTTGGGGGTTGATTCCCTCCTGGGCGAAGGATGCGGGGCAAGGATTTCAACTGATCAATGCTAGAGCGGAAAGCCTGCAGGAGAAGCCGTCCTTTCAAAAGCTGCTTGTACGCAAACGATGCATGATTCCGGCAGACGGCTTCTATGAATGGAAGCAAACGGAGTCGGGGAAGCAGCCGATGCGCATCCAGAGAAAAGATGAGCAGCCATTTGCCTTCGCTGGTTTGTTTGACACGTGGATCCAGCCGGATGGACAAAAACTGCATACCTGCACGATCATAACGACCAAGCCCAATGAAGTGGTGGCTCCGATTCATCAGCGAATGCCTGTCATCCTACGAGAAGAAGACGAGTCTCTGTGGCTCGATCGTGATTTCCAGGACATGGACAAGCTGCAGTCTCTGCTGGTCCCGTATGCTGCAGATCGGATGCGCGCTTATCCCGTAGCCAAGGCAGTAGGAAACGTGAAGAATGACGAACCGGAGTGTATACGCGAAGTCTCATTTCATGAGTAA
- a CDS encoding bile acid:sodium symporter family protein, producing MNTLTKLNKGLEKIMPILTPSSVAIGVLSGSHLQPMAPLAPWIFAFMTFAGSLGSGFGEFARVLVRPLPLLVNLLILHAIMPLIAWGAALLFYPDDIHIVTGLILAAVIPTGISSFLWTSIYMGNVALTLSIILIDTMLSPFVVPLAMALFLGAKVEMDAAAMMKGMFFMIVLPSLLGMALNQLSHGNVKKTLAPKLAPFSKIGMGVVVAINSSVVAPYLTNLDGKVISLAGLVLVLAIFGYVLGWFVSRMFGWERDIIVTLTFNSGMRNISAGAVMAISYFPAPVALPVVLGMLFQQILASTFGKFLSMVEKESVLVGQATASEKAG from the coding sequence ATGAATACACTAACAAAGCTAAACAAGGGCCTAGAAAAAATCATGCCGATCCTCACGCCTAGCAGTGTCGCGATTGGTGTATTGTCCGGGAGTCACCTGCAGCCAATGGCACCTTTGGCTCCTTGGATCTTTGCCTTCATGACTTTCGCAGGCAGTCTCGGTTCTGGATTTGGCGAGTTTGCCAGGGTACTTGTAAGACCTTTGCCTTTACTCGTTAATTTGCTCATCTTACATGCAATTATGCCTTTGATCGCCTGGGGGGCGGCTTTGCTGTTTTACCCGGACGATATCCATATCGTGACGGGACTTATCCTGGCTGCTGTCATACCCACAGGCATATCCAGTTTTCTGTGGACCTCCATTTACATGGGAAATGTAGCGTTGACGCTCTCCATTATCTTGATCGACACAATGCTCTCGCCATTTGTAGTGCCTCTGGCAATGGCGCTTTTTCTCGGGGCGAAAGTCGAGATGGATGCGGCAGCCATGATGAAAGGAATGTTTTTCATGATTGTGCTCCCATCGCTGCTCGGAATGGCGCTCAATCAACTGTCGCATGGAAACGTCAAAAAAACATTGGCGCCCAAGCTAGCTCCGTTTTCCAAAATCGGGATGGGGGTCGTTGTCGCGATAAACAGTTCGGTTGTGGCACCTTATTTGACAAACCTGGACGGAAAAGTAATCAGCTTGGCAGGTTTGGTATTGGTACTGGCCATCTTCGGCTATGTGCTCGGTTGGTTCGTATCCCGGATGTTCGGATGGGAACGGGATATCATCGTGACTCTGACGTTCAATAGCGGTATGCGCAACATTAGCGCAGGGGCCGTAATGGCAATTTCGTACTTTCCTGCACCTGTCGCACTGCCTGTTGTTCTGGGGATGCTCTTTCAGCAAATACTTGCCTCTACATTCGGGAAGTTCTTGTCCATGGTGGAGAAGGAGTCTGTATTAGTTGGACAGGCGACAGCCAGCGAAAAAGCAGGATAA
- a CDS encoding YebC/PmpR family DNA-binding transcriptional regulator, giving the protein MGRKWNNIKEKKASKDASTSRIYAKFGKEIYVAAKQGEPDPESNRALKVVLERAKTYSVPKAIIDRAIEKAKGGSDEVYDELRYEGFGPNGSMIIVDALTNNVNRTAPEVRAAFNKNGGNMGVTGSVAYMFDATAVIGVEGKTADEVLEMLMEADVDVRDIIEEDNSVIVYAEPDQFHIVQEAFRKAGITEFTVAELTMLAQNEIALPEDAQAQFEKLIDALEDLDDVQQVYHNVDLSE; this is encoded by the coding sequence ATGGGTCGTAAGTGGAATAATATTAAAGAAAAAAAGGCGTCCAAAGACGCAAGCACGAGTCGTATATATGCGAAGTTCGGTAAGGAAATTTATGTGGCAGCCAAGCAGGGGGAACCGGATCCTGAGTCCAACCGTGCACTGAAAGTTGTACTCGAGCGTGCAAAAACATACAGTGTTCCAAAAGCGATTATTGACCGGGCGATCGAGAAAGCAAAAGGCGGTTCTGACGAGGTCTATGACGAGCTGCGTTACGAAGGATTCGGACCAAATGGATCCATGATTATCGTAGATGCTTTGACTAACAACGTAAACCGTACAGCGCCTGAAGTGCGTGCGGCCTTCAACAAAAATGGCGGGAACATGGGTGTAACGGGTTCTGTGGCATACATGTTTGATGCCACCGCTGTTATCGGGGTCGAAGGAAAGACAGCCGATGAAGTATTGGAAATGCTGATGGAAGCCGATGTTGATGTGCGTGATATTATCGAAGAAGATAATTCCGTGATCGTGTATGCTGAGCCAGACCAGTTCCATATCGTGCAAGAAGCGTTTAGAAAAGCGGGCATTACAGAGTTTACCGTAGCGGAATTGACCATGCTCGCACAAAATGAAATCGCTTTGCCTGAAGACGCTCAGGCTCAATTTGAAAAGCTGATTGACGCTCTGGAAGATTTGGATGATGTCCAACAAGTCTATCACAATGTAGATTTGAGCGAATAA